The following DNA comes from Candidatus Methylacidiphilum fumarolicum.
GACTATTTTAGAAATAAATCCAAATGTCAAAGTTGTACCCTATGAGATGGCATTAAGATCTGAAAATGCCTTAGAGATAATCAAGGAATATGATTGTGTTGTTGATGGTACCGATAACTTTCCAACCCGTTACTTAGTGAACGATGCCTGTGTGCTTTTAGGCAAACCTAATGTGTATGGTTCGATTTTCCGATTTGAGGGACAATCTACTGTTTTCTGGGCTGAAAAGGGGCCATGTTATCGGTGCCTTTATCCAGAACCTCCTGAACCTGGAATGGTTCCAAGTTGTGCTGAAGGAGGAGTATTAGGAGTGCTACCGGGAGTTATTGGGGTTTTGCAGGCCATTGAAACAGTCAAATTAATTCTTGGCATAGGCAAACCATTAATTGGTCGGTTACTTCATTTTGATGCTTTGCAAATGCGTTTTCGGGAATATGTCCTAAGAAAAGATCCTGATTGTCCATTATGTGGGAAGAACCCAACCATAAAAGAGTTGATTGATTATGAAGCTTTTTGTGGCTTAAACAATCAACCGCCTGTGGATCTTAATAATGGCATACCTTCCATTTCCGTTGAGGAGCTGAAACGAGCATTGGACAATGGAGAGGATTTTATTTTGATTGATGTTCGAGAAGAGCATGAATATCAGATAGCAAAAATTCCCAATGCTAAACTTATACCGTTGGGACAGTTGCATGCTAGGCTTCATGAATTAGATAGTTCTAGAAAAATCATCGTTCATTGCAAATTGGGCGGAAGAAGTATGAAAGCTTGTCGTATGCTTTTAAATGCTGGCTTTAAGAACATTTGGAATGTTCATGGAGGCATCGATGCATGGAGTCAGTTAATTGACCCGACTGTTCCTCGCTATTAATAAGAAATAAGAGCCATTTCCTATTCTGGGCTCATCATAATATCCACTACCACTGCTGATTGAAGGTATCGGCATTGAGCCTTGCATGGTTGGGAAATAGCCTGAAATGTCT
Coding sequences within:
- the moeB gene encoding molybdopterin-synthase adenylyltransferase MoeB, which encodes MKSFIPRVEKTFSGMELSLEEIKRYGRHLIMPEVTLEGQKKLKAAKVLAVGTGGLGSPLLLYLASAGIGTLGIVDFDVVDHSNLHRQVIHKTKNVGKPKIESAIETILEINPNVKVVPYEMALRSENALEIIKEYDCVVDGTDNFPTRYLVNDACVLLGKPNVYGSIFRFEGQSTVFWAEKGPCYRCLYPEPPEPGMVPSCAEGGVLGVLPGVIGVLQAIETVKLILGIGKPLIGRLLHFDALQMRFREYVLRKDPDCPLCGKNPTIKELIDYEAFCGLNNQPPVDLNNGIPSISVEELKRALDNGEDFILIDVREEHEYQIAKIPNAKLIPLGQLHARLHELDSSRKIIVHCKLGGRSMKACRMLLNAGFKNIWNVHGGIDAWSQLIDPTVPRY